One part of the Dermacentor andersoni chromosome 2, qqDerAnde1_hic_scaffold, whole genome shotgun sequence genome encodes these proteins:
- the LOC129387857 gene encoding uncharacterized protein — MLATPSAREKLLVRSEEAYDWDRMVELGRRKKAADHADERTHSPPSRELIEAPSDRTVAETPAPDSAVIPVPPATIALPTAATGDPVPARLDMPPTLVLAPSSPAPSEPFDVACSRAVSPSPAIAGGAGAPQGAQPRQAAADQQPNGLQEAATATGSAHESSEAGGAAPAK; from the exons ATGCTGGCAACACCATCTGCGAGAGAGAAGCTCTTGGTCAGAAGTGAG GAGGCATACGACTGGGACCGCATGGTCGAGCTGGGCCGAAGGAAGAAGGCCGCTGATCACGCGGACGAACGCACGCATTCTCCGCCATCAAGAGAACTGATCGAGGCGCCCTCCGACCGTACTGTCGCCGAAACTCCAG CTCCGGACTCCGCGGTCATTCCCGTACCTCCAGCGACGATCGCGCTCCCAACGGCAGCCACCGGTGACCCCGTGCCCGCGCGGCTAGACATGCCCCCAACGCTGGTGCTCGCGCCCTCGTCTCCGGCACCGTCGGAGCCCTTCGACGTGGCCTGTTCGAGGGCGGTGTCGCCGTCGCCCGCCATCGCAGGGGGAGCCGGCGCTCCGCAGGGAGCACAGCCTCGACAAGCCGCGGCTGACCAGCAGCCAAATGGGTTGCAAGAGGCGGCCACGGCAACTGGCAGCGCTCACGAAAGCAGCGAAGCAGGTGGAGCGGCGCCGGCCAAGTAG
- the LOC126542944 gene encoding sodium-coupled monocarboxylate transporter 1-like, protein MPSGGRLNFLPHATRCSLGMTSSLVSRFTIWDYLVFCGMLAVSTAIGVYYAFFGTKKVSTDEFLMGGRQLSAFPVALSILASFMSAITLLGTASEMYLAGTQYIVICVSYCFVIPATAYFYMPIFHHLQLTSAYEYLEIRFNKVIRSMGSVTFSLQMLIYMSIVLYAPALALSQVTGISTWTSVLSLGFVCTFYTSIGGMKAVVWTDVFQIGLMFGSMIMVVIRGTIDLGGLGYVFDRASEGGRLELFNFNPSPTERHTVFGMTIGTYFTWMSVYGVSQAMVQRYLTIPTIQGARKAIWINLPGLSFLMLICAMAGLVMYARYHDCDPIMTKKVSAPDQLLPLYVMDILGKFTGVPGLFVSGIFSGALSTVSSGVNSLAAVTLEDVVKRYIVEDMSDRSATTLTKVLALTFGCTAIALVYAAQSMGNVLQAALSIFGIVGGPLLGVFTLGIFFPFANSIGAGVGIVTSLVVTFWIGIGAFYYKPAHRMARRSVMGCLQEYINVTHQDPANVTFPVLLDPDVANKEILYVYRISYVWYSMIASMLVIFVGIIVSLITGECHRRGAL, encoded by the exons ATGCCATCGGGCGGTCGACTGAACTTCCTGCCTCACGCAACACGCTGCAGCCTCGGGATGACGTCATCGCTGGTGAGCCGATTCACGATCTGGGACTACCTGGTGTTCTGCGGCATGCTCGCGGTGTCGACGGCCATCGGCGTCTACTACGCGTTCTTCGGCACCAAGAAGGTGTCCACCGACGAGTTCCTGATGGGCGGCCGCCAGCTGAGCGCGTTTCCCGTGGCGCTCTCCATCCTGGCCAGCTTCATGTCGGCCATCACGCTGCTCGGCACGGCCTCCGAGATGTACCTGGCGGGCACCCAGTACATCGTCATCTGCGTCTCCTACTGCTTCGTCATTCCCGCCACGGCCTACTTCTACATGCCCATCTTCCACCACTTGCAGCTGACCAGTGCCTACGAG TACCTCGAAATACGCTTCAACAAAGTTATACGATCCATGGGAAGTGTAACATTCTCGCTTCAAATG TTGATTTATATGTCAATCGTGTTGTACGCGCCCGCCCTGGCACTCTCTCAAG TGACCGGCATTTCCACCTGGACATCGGTTCTGTCTCTAGGATTTGTTTGCACTTTCTACACGAGCATC GGCGGCATGAAGGCTGTCGTGTGGACGGACGTCTTCCAAATTGGGCTAATGTTCGGATCCATGATCATGGTCGTCATTCGAGGGACTATCGACCTCGGGGGACTCGGATACGTCTTTGACAGGGCGTCCGAAGGTGGACGTCTGGAATTGTTCAA CTTCAACCCCAGCCCGACCGAGCGGCACACGGTGTTCGGCATGACCATCGGCACCTACTTCACCTGGATGTCCGTGTACGGCGTGAGCCAGGCCATGGTGCAGCGCTACCTCACCATACCCACAATTCAGGGCGCACGCAA GGCTATCTGGATCAACCTTCCGGGCCTGTCGTTCTTGATGCTCATCTGTGCCATGGCGGGCCTGGTCATGTACGCTCGCTACCACGACTGCGACCCAATCATGACCAAGAAAGTTAGCGCGCCAGACCAG ctccttcctctctacgtcatGGACATCCTGGGCAAATTCACGGGTGTCCCTGGACTTTTCGTCTCGGGCATTTTCAGCGGAGCACTCAG CACCGTCTCCTCCGGAGTAAACTCGCTGGCGGCTGTCACCCTCGAGGACGTCGTGAAACGCTACATCGTGGAAGATATGAGCGATCGCTCTGCCACTACGCTCACCAAGGTCCTGG CGCTGACATTTGGGTGCACCGCCATTGCACTGGTCTACGCCGCGCAGAGTATGGGCAACGTCTTACAG GCCGCTCTGTCAATCTTTGGCATCGTCGGAGGACCGCTGCTGGGAGTTTTCACCCTCGGCATATTTTTTCCCTTTGCAAATAGCATC GGGGCCGGCGTGGGCATAGTGACGTCACTGGTAGTGACCTTCTGGATTGGCATCGGCGCCTTTTACTACAAGCCGGCGCATCGAATGGCTAGGCGCTCGGTGATGGGTTGCCTGCAGGAGTACATCAACGTGACGCACCAGGACCCTGCGAACGTGACTTTCCCCGTGCTTCTTGACCCGGATGTAGCCAA caAGGAGATACTCTACGTCTACCGGATCTCGTATGTATGGTACAGCATGATTGCCAGCATGCTGGTCATCTTCGTCGGAATCATCGTTAGCCTTATCACTGGTGAGTGTCACAGACGCGGAGCCCTTTAA